The genomic stretch CGAATTGGGACTCGGACTTCTTCCTGGGCGGCGGAGTGATGTTGCGTTTTTAACCATAACCGTGCGAAGAGTCCCGGTGGGACGCTTCCCAAGAAATGGCGCAACTCCGGCGCCAGAAGCCGATAATTTCGTCACATGAGGGCCTCGGCCTCCCAAGGCCGGGCGGGGCGCACGTGGGATCTTCTTAAGGAAGGTTCCGCACTCCAATCTTTCTCTCCCTAGTGCCTTCCCCTAACAATCTATCACCACGGAAGGAGGGCGCATGGGCGCTTGTCTGGAATACCTCCAACTGCTCGGGACCAGCCTGGGCGTGAACGTCACTCAAAACCAAGAGCCGAGCCTGAGGCTCGATTTCAACCCGGAGATCGGCCTGGGGCCCTGCAGCCGGGCGGAGCCTCGCTATGAAAACAGCCCTATCAATCTCCTGCTGGGCTTGAATGCCGCCCGCTGGGGCGAAGGGCTCTGGCAGATCGGCGGGACGGCGGGCCTCCGCTACAACGCCAATCGCCGCGTCTTCTACAACCTCGACCTGGTCTTGAAGGCGGGCGCGATCCGCGGCGAAGGCGGCCTGGAAGGGGCGGCCTTGGTCCCGGCCCTGCGCCTGGGCTTGGGTTGGAACGCCTTGGCCCTCGAGGCCGGACTCCTTGCCTTGGGCGGCGGCGATTCCCTCGCGGCCGGCGATCGCTACGCGATGCTTCGCGTGGCCCTTCCCATTTACAACGTCGCCCAGGCGGTGAAGCAATTTTCCGGCCGAGGAAGCGAGGGCGCGGAAGGAAACGGGCAGGCCGAAGCCTGGTCGGCGCGACGCTAATCGGCGACTCAAGGCGTCCTCCCGCGCCCGCGAAAAGCCGTGGGCGCCTTTCCCGATCTTTGTTACACTCGGGGCTCATTCCCAATCAGAGGAGTGCCTCTGTCATGGCGAAGAGCAAGGAAGAATACCGTTGTCCCTCGGTGGTCGTGCGCTTCGAAGGAAGCCGTTGCATCCATTCCCGCAACTGCGTCCTGGGGCATCCCGGCGTCTTTAGGCCGAACGTCAGCGGGCCTTGGATCCATCCCGAGGCGGTCTCGGCCGACCAAGTGGCCCACTTGGTGCAGATGTGCCCCTCGGGGGCCCTGACCTACGAGCGCTCGGACGGGGTCGAGGGCGAGGGCGCCCCGCCGGTCAATCACCTGCGCCTCTGGGAGAACGGTCCCTTGGCCTTCCATGCCGATCTGGAGATCCCGGGCCGTCAGGCCGGCTATCGCGCGACGCTCTGCCGCTGCGGCGCCTCCAAGAACAAGCCCTTCTGCGATCGAAGCCACGTCGAGGCGGGCTTTCGCGCGACCGGCGAGCCCGCGACGGTCGAGTCACCGGCCCTGGCCGAGCGGGGCGGCAAGCTTTCGGTGAAGCCCCTGCCTAACGGCCCCCTGCAGGTCGAGGGAAACTTGGAAATCTGCGCGGCTAGCGGCCGGACCGTGCAGCGGACGACCAAGGCCTTCCTCTGCCGCTGCGGGGCCTCGGAGAAGAAGCCCTTCTGCGACGGGAGCCACAAGAAGATCCAATTTTCGGCGGAATGAGCGGGAGAATGCCGGAGTGTTCCCGCAATTGAGCCCGGGGCAGGGTGCCGGCCGGTTTAGGCGCGCAGCGGCGTCGGGTCGAAGTACACCTCGTTGCGGCGGATCTTATTGCCTTCCAATTCGACTAGATCCATCCCCTCCAAGCGGAGGACCGTGCCGCCGCGCGGGAGGCTCGCCTCCCACTTGAGGACGAAGCCCTTTTCGGTTGGGAAGATGGCCTGCCGGCGCCAGCGCCATTCGGGATTCTTCGCCAGCAATTTTTCAAAATAAGTCGCCAAGTCCTCACGTCCGCGCAACCCCTCCGGGCGCGCGGGATCGCGATAGAAGGCGTCGTCGGCATAGTGCGCCAGCAGCCTTTCCGGCTTATTGCCGGTCCAGGCCTCCAGCCAGGCGTCGCAGAGGCGATGGAG from Deltaproteobacteria bacterium PRO3 encodes the following:
- a CDS encoding iron-binding protein, which translates into the protein MAKSKEEYRCPSVVVRFEGSRCIHSRNCVLGHPGVFRPNVSGPWIHPEAVSADQVAHLVQMCPSGALTYERSDGVEGEGAPPVNHLRLWENGPLAFHADLEIPGRQAGYRATLCRCGASKNKPFCDRSHVEAGFRATGEPATVESPALAERGGKLSVKPLPNGPLQVEGNLEICAASGRTVQRTTKAFLCRCGASEKKPFCDGSHKKIQFSAE
- a CDS encoding nuclear transport factor 2 family protein, whose product is MTLEELHRLCDAWLEAWTGNKPERLLAHYADDAFYRDPARPEGLRGREDLATYFEKLLAKNPEWRWRRQAIFPTEKGFVLKWEASLPRGGTVLRLEGMDLVELEGNKIRRNEVYFDPTPLRA